In Bradyrhizobium symbiodeficiens, the genomic stretch TGTCGGCGTCGACAAGCTGGCCGATACCACGATCCACCGAGTCCATCAGCGACTTCACGAACTCCGAGTTGTTCGAGATGCGGTTCTTGATGGCGCCGAGATTGGCGGCACCCGAAGACACCGTGCCGATCGCTGCGGTGACCTTGGCGATGTAACCATCGAGGATGGTCTGGTCGGCCGTCGAGTCGGTCAGCGCACCGATGTTGAGGCTGTCGACCGACGCGCTGCCGGCCACCGTGTCGAGGATACCACCCGTGCTCGAAGTGTAGAGCGAGTAGTTGGCGACGGTCACGGTGATCGAGCTGGTGGTCGGCGTGGAGCCGACGCGCGAGAACGAGGACACCAGATTGACGGTCGTCGGCGTGGAAGCGTTGGTGCTCAGCCAGTTGACGCCGTTGAAGGTCGCCGCGCTGGCGACGTTCTTCATGTCCTGCTGAATCTGGGTGATTTCCGACTGGATCTTGCTGCGATCGATACCGGCGGTCTTGGCTTCGACCAGCAGCGACTGGAGCTTGGTCAGGCCGGAGTTGCTGTCGCCGATAACCTTGTTCAGAGCGGTGTACTCGGTGTCGACGGTCGCGGCCGACAGACCGAGCGAGTCGGAAACGGCGGAGAGCGCGGCGTTGTCGGCGCGCATCGACGTGGCGATCGACCAGTAGGCGGCGTTGTCGGCGGCCGTGGCCACGCGCTGGCCGGTGGAGATCCGGCTCTGCGTGGTGGAGAGTTGCGAGCTGACAGACCGCAAGGTCTGGAGCGCGGTCATGGCGGACGAGTTCGTGAGCAGGCTTGACATTGCGAATGTCCCTTTATGTACGCGTTACATTTTCATCAGGGGACATACCGGACTTGCACCGGTACGGAGGGGCGGCATCATGCCTTTGGACTGATAGGGGTGGGGTCCAACCCGCCGTGAGGCATTGCTAACACGCCGAATCTTGCCGCCGGATTAAGGACGGCTTGAATTCCATAGCAATATCAGATGGTTAATATTACCCAACGCTAACCATAGCGCGGTACTTTTCGCTAACCATGACGGGGCGCCAGGCGATCGCTGCCGTTACGAGAATGAGCGCACCAGTCCGGAGGCGAGCAGATTCCAGCCGTCGATCAGCACGAAGAACAGCATCTTGAACGGCAGCGCCAGGATCGTCGGCGGCATCATCATCATGCCCATCGACATCGTCAGCGTCGCCACGATCATGTCGATCACCAGGAACGGCAGGATGATGAGAAATCCGATCTCGAACGACCGCCTCAGCTCGGAGATCATGAAAGCCGGGATGATGACGCGCAAATCGACGCGCTTGTCGTCAAACTTCTTGCGAAAGCTCTCCGCGGCGAGCGACTCGAAGGTCTGCAGATCCTTGTCGCGAACATGGGCCAGCATGAACTCGCGGAAAGGATCGGTGATCTTCAGATAAGCCTGCTCTTCCGAGATCTCGTTCTTCATCAGCGGCTGGACGCCGGTCTCCCAGGCGCGATCGAAGGTCGGCGCCATCACGTAGAAGGTCATGAAAAGGGCGAGGCTGATCAGCACCAGATTGGCCGGCGTGGTCTGCAGGCCGAGACCGGCGCGCAGGAACGACAGCGCCACCGCAAATCGCGTGAAGCTCGTCACCATGATAAGCAGCCCCGGCGCCACCGACAGCACCGTGATCAGCGCCATCAGCTGGATGATCCGGCCGCTGGTCGAGCCGTTTCCGGGCGGCAGCAGCGAGTTGAGGTCCGGAATCTGGGCGAGCGCCACTTCGGGCAGCACGACCAGAACCAACGCGAGCAGCAGTGTTTTCACTCTCACTGAATCACCAGGGTCTCAATGATCAATTCGCGCACCTTGCCCGACGAGCGGATGTTGGCGCGCTCGGTCAGGTCGTCGCGCAAATGCTGAAGCCCGCGCGATCCCTCGAATTGCGTCACCGTCGCCGACCGCAGATAGGTGACGATGTCCTCGCTGATGTGGGCGGCCAGGATGCCGGCGTCCTCGTCGCTCATGCTCTCGGTCACCATGGAGGCTTCGACCCGGGCCCAGTTGTTGGC encodes the following:
- a CDS encoding flagellin, whose amino-acid sequence is MSSLLTNSSAMTALQTLRSVSSQLSTTQSRISTGQRVATAADNAAYWSIATSMRADNAALSAVSDSLGLSAATVDTEYTALNKVIGDSNSGLTKLQSLLVEAKTAGIDRSKIQSEITQIQQDMKNVASAATFNGVNWLSTNASTPTTVNLVSSFSRVGSTPTTSSITVTVANYSLYTSSTGGILDTVAGSASVDSLNIGALTDSTADQTILDGYIAKVTAAIGTVSSGAANLGAIKNRISNNSEFVKSLMDSVDRGIGQLVDADMNQESTRLAALQVQQQLGVQALSIANNNSQSILSLFR
- the fliP gene encoding flagellar type III secretion system pore protein FliP (The bacterial flagellar biogenesis protein FliP forms a type III secretion system (T3SS)-type pore required for flagellar assembly.), with translation MRVKTLLLALVLVVLPEVALAQIPDLNSLLPPGNGSTSGRIIQLMALITVLSVAPGLLIMVTSFTRFAVALSFLRAGLGLQTTPANLVLISLALFMTFYVMAPTFDRAWETGVQPLMKNEISEEQAYLKITDPFREFMLAHVRDKDLQTFESLAAESFRKKFDDKRVDLRVIIPAFMISELRRSFEIGFLIILPFLVIDMIVATLTMSMGMMMMPPTILALPFKMLFFVLIDGWNLLASGLVRSFS
- a CDS encoding flagellar basal body-associated FliL family protein, which gives rise to MRLIAAIMVLTLVAIGAGALAGLHLFAAAERVADAKKTATPPPLASSYAGSARLRKLSPIVTNLAAPANNWARVEASMVTESMSDEDAGILAAHISEDIVTYLRSATVTQFEGSRGLQHLRDDLTERANIRSSGKVRELIIETLVIQ